One Primulina huaijiensis isolate GDHJ02 chromosome 8, ASM1229523v2, whole genome shotgun sequence genomic region harbors:
- the LOC140982610 gene encoding splicing factor U2af large subunit B-like isoform X5, translating into MFPNMLPLMSGQFGALPMMPVQAMTQQATRHARRVYVGGLPPYANEQTVGTFFNHVMSAIGGNAAGPGDAVVNVYINYEKKFAFVEMRSVEEASNAMALDGIIFEGAPLKVRRSSDYNPSMAATLGPSQPNPNLNLAAVGLIPGSAGGLEGPDRVFVGGLPYYFTESQIRELLESFGPLRGFDLVKDRETGNSKGYAFCVYQDLSVTDIACAALNGIKMGDKTLTVRRANQGTTQLKPEQESVLLHAQQQIALQRLMLQPTLVPSKVVCLTEAVSPDELKNDDDYEDIVYDMRNECGKFGTLVNVIIPRPLPNMEPSGVGKVFLEYEDIESAARARQGLNGRKFDTNFVVATFFPEDKFSQGDYDG; encoded by the exons ATGTTTCCAAACATGTTACCTTTGATGTCTGGACAG TTTGGAGCACTCCCTATGATGCCTGTTCAGGCAATGACTCAGCAG GCTACCAGACATGCTCGGCGTGTCTATGTTGGAGGGCTGCCCCCTTATGCTAATGAACAG ACTGTAGGAACCTTCTTTAATCATGTTATGTCAGCTATTGGAGGCAATGCTGCTGGTCCAG GAGATGCTGTTGTGAATGTTTACATTAACTATGAAAAGAAATTTGCTTTTGTGGAGATGAGATCTGTTGAAGAGGCTAGTAATGCGATGGCTTTGGATGGTATTATTTTTGAG GGAGCACCACTTAAAGTGAGGAGATCTAGTGATTACAACCCCTCCATGGCTGCCACTCTTGGCCCGAGTCAACCTAATCCCAATCTGAATCTCGCGGCTGTTGGGTTGATACCAGGATCAGCTGGTGGGCTCGAGGGTCCTGACCGAGTCTTTGTTGGTGGTTTACCATATTATTTCACAGAATCACAGATCAGGGAGCTGCTGGAGTCCTTTGGACCGCTTCGGGGTTTTGATCTTGTGAAAGATAGAGAAACAGGGAACTCTAAAGGATATGCATTTTGTGTTTATCAGGATTTATCAGTGACAGATATCGCCTGTGCTGCTCTGAACGGGATCAAAATGGGCGACAAAACACTTACTGTTAGGCGTGCTAACCAGGGTACGACACAACTGAAACCTGAGCAGGAAAGTGTGTTGTTGCATGCCCAACAACAAATAGCATTGCAG AGGCTCATGTTACAACCAACTCTAGTACCTTCCAAGGTTGTGTGCCTAACAGAAGCGGTTAGTCCAGACGAGCTCAAGAATGATGATGACTATGAAGATATAGTGTATGACATGAGAAATGAATGTGGAAAGTTTg GAACATTGGTTAATGTCATCATCCCTCGTCCGCTCCCCAATATGGAGCCATCAGGTGTGGGAAAG GTGTTCTTGGAGTATGAAGACATCGAAAGTGCTGCAAGAGCTCGACAGGGTTTGAATGGGAGAAAATTTGATACAAATTTTGTCGTTGCGACGTTCTTCCCTGAGGATAAGTTTTCCCAGGGAGATTACGATGGATAG
- the LOC140983537 gene encoding protein PSK SIMULATOR 1-like: MALETWLIKVKKTLSYSLDSARVAPSLKSKLVMKNSSVGVLAFEIAGIMSKILHLLECLSDENTTRFRSESICLEGVRKIVSNDDVFLLGLVCAEMVENLRIIAKYVSSVSKKCQDASLGCFDRLFDEFANSGHDPHSWLMGSKELTSKIKEMERFVTITATLHRDMDELVVLENGLQKALHSKDHDAGIKEQKIIDLRRKILWQRQEVKYLKEKSLWCRSFDAVTKLLARSIFTVLARIKLVFGVGHGHGYNTSSLPRSLSTSALVYPFENSNLFPLVSAPLAKNPPNTHEARGFFGSNSKILKPPSTTLGAAALALHYANVIIVMEKMIKSPQLVGADARDDLYSMLPDSIRFLLRARLKGVGFSASDPVLAAEWRDALQKVLKWLSPLAHNMIKWQSERSFEQQNLILKTNVLLLQTLYFANQEKTEAAITELLVGLNYIWRFEREMHAKSMFQNRNEFLTSQGSC; the protein is encoded by the coding sequence ATGGCTCTTGAAACATGGTTGATCAAGGTGAAAAAGACACTGTCCTATAGCCTTGATTCAGCGCGCGTCGCCCCATCGTTGAAAAGCAAGCTCGTGATGAAGAATTCTAGCGTTGGGGTTTTGGCCTTTGAGATTGCGGGTATCATGTCAAAGATCCTCCATTTATTGGAGTGTCTGTCGGATGAGAATACAACTAGATTCCGCAGTGAATCAATATGCCTTGAAGGTGTTCGTAAAATTGTATCGAACGACGATGTGTTCTTATTGGGCCTTGTATGTGCGGAGATGGTTGAAAACCTGAGGATTATCGCGAAATATGTATCGAGTGTGAGCAAGAAGTGCCAGGACGCGAGCCTCGGATGCTTTGATCGCTTATTCGATGAGTTTGCGAACTCGGGTCATGATCCTCACAGCTGGCTTATGGGATCGAAAGAATTGACGTCCAAGATCAAGGAAATGGAACGTTTTGTTACAATTACCGCCACTTTGCATAGAGACATGGATGAACTTGTGGTTCTTGAAAATGGGTTGCAGAAAGCATTGCACAGTAAAGATCATGACGCGGGAATTAAAGAGCAGAAAATCATTGATTTGCGGCGGAAGATTTTGTGGCAGAGGCAGGAAGTTAAGTACctaaaggagaaatctttatgGTGCAGAAGCTTCGACGCTGTCACTAAATTGCTGGCAAGATCAATTTTCACCGTTCTTGCGAGAATCAAGCTTGTTTTTGGAGTTGGCCATGGCCATGGGTACAATACGTCTTCGTTACCTCGTAGTCTTTCTACCTCAGCATTAGTGTATCCTTTCGAAAATTCCAATTTGTTTCCGCTTGTATCTGCTCCTTTGGCAAAAAACCCACCAAATACTCACGAAGCTCGCGGATTTTTCGGGTCCAATTCCAAGATTTTGAAACCACCATCCACCACGTTAGGGGCAGCTGCACTGGCTCTGCACTATGCAAACGTGATCATAGTGATGGAAAAGATGATCAAGTCACCACAACTAGTAGGTGCCGATGCTCGAGATGATCTCTATTCAATGCTGCCTGATAGCATTCGATTTTTGTTACGGGCTAGACTAAAAGGGGTGGGGTTTTCGGCTAGCGATCCGGTTCTTGCAGCCGAGTGGCGAGACGCATTGCAGAAGGTATTGAAATGGCTATCACCATTGGCACACAACATGATCAAATGGCAGAGTGAAAGGAGCTTTGAGCAGCAGAATTTAATTCTGAAAACTAATGTTCTTTTGCTGCAAACTCTGTATTTTGCAAATCAAGAAAAGACTGAAGCTGCCATAACTGAGCTGTTGGTCGGTCTGAATTACATTTGGAGGTTTGAAAGGGAGATGCATGCAAAATCCATGTTTCAGAACCGTAATGAATTCTTGACTTCACAAGGTTCTTGTTAA
- the LOC140982610 gene encoding splicing factor U2af large subunit B-like isoform X4 — MSSHEIDGNSNPPSHAESLEAAGVYHSSSSGSKQHISHNHQNDFEREHSRSIDKERERGHDKHRHRDRERDREGTRERDRDKDRDKERDRGRHHRDHHVDHSERRERTRVRDGDGDDDYYRRRRDYDGDREDKHSHKSRSRSKSRSEQRSRSRSRSLSKSKRTSGFDMAPPGSLLPNVSAVSSAVAVQIPGTTSAIPGMFPNMLPLMSGQFGALPMMPVQAMTQQATRHARRVYVGGLPPYANEQTVGTFFNHVMSAIGGNAAGPGDAVVNVYINYEKKFAFVEMRSVEEASNAMALDGIIFEGAPLKVRRSSDYNPSMAATLGPSQPNPNLNLAAVGLIPGSAGGLEGPDRVFVGGLPYYFTESQIRELLESFGPLRGFDLVKDRETGNSKGYAFCVYQDLSVTDIACAALNGIKMGDKTLTVRRANQGTTQLKPEQESVLLHAQQQIALQRLMLQPTLVPSKVVCLTEAVSPDELKNDDDYEDIVYDMRNECGKFGTLVNVIIPRPLPNMEPSGVGKVFLEYEDIESAARARQGLNGRKFDTNFVVATFFPEDKFSQGDYDG; from the exons ATGTCAAGTCATGAAATTGATGGAAACTCAAATCCTCCATCACATGCAGAATCACTAGAAGCAGCAGGTGTGTACCACTCGTCAAGTTCAGGCTCCAAACAG CATATATCTCACAACCATCAGAATGACTTTGAGAGGGAACATTCCCGAAGCATAGATAAAGAAAGAGAGAGAGGTCACGATAAACATCGGCACAGGGACAGGGAGCGAGACAGAGAAGGAACTAGGGAAAGAGATCGGGATAAGGATAGAGATAAAGAGAGGGATCGGGGTCGGCATCATAGAGATCACCACGTGGACCATAGTGAGAGAAGGGAGAGGACCAGAGTTCGGGATGGTGATGGTGATGATGACTATTATAGAAG GAGAAGAGACTATGACGGGGATAGGGAAGATAAACACAGTCACAAGTCCAGGTCTCGTTCAAAGTCTAGATCTGAGCAAAGATCAAGGTCGCGATCTCGCTCACTCTCGAAAAG CAAAAGGACGAGTGGGTTCGACATGGCACCTCCTGGCTCATTGCTGCCAAATGTTTCTGCCGTCTCTTCTGCTGTAGCAG TTCAAATTCCTGGGACAACCTCTGCTATTCCTGGAATGTTTCCAAACATGTTACCTTTGATGTCTGGACAG TTTGGAGCACTCCCTATGATGCCTGTTCAGGCAATGACTCAGCAG GCTACCAGACATGCTCGGCGTGTCTATGTTGGAGGGCTGCCCCCTTATGCTAATGAACAG ACTGTAGGAACCTTCTTTAATCATGTTATGTCAGCTATTGGAGGCAATGCTGCTGGTCCAG GAGATGCTGTTGTGAATGTTTACATTAACTATGAAAAGAAATTTGCTTTTGTGGAGATGAGATCTGTTGAAGAGGCTAGTAATGCGATGGCTTTGGATGGTATTATTTTTGAG GGAGCACCACTTAAAGTGAGGAGATCTAGTGATTACAACCCCTCCATGGCTGCCACTCTTGGCCCGAGTCAACCTAATCCCAATCTGAATCTCGCGGCTGTTGGGTTGATACCAGGATCAGCTGGTGGGCTCGAGGGTCCTGACCGAGTCTTTGTTGGTGGTTTACCATATTATTTCACAGAATCACAGATCAGGGAGCTGCTGGAGTCCTTTGGACCGCTTCGGGGTTTTGATCTTGTGAAAGATAGAGAAACAGGGAACTCTAAAGGATATGCATTTTGTGTTTATCAGGATTTATCAGTGACAGATATCGCCTGTGCTGCTCTGAACGGGATCAAAATGGGCGACAAAACACTTACTGTTAGGCGTGCTAACCAGGGTACGACACAACTGAAACCTGAGCAGGAAAGTGTGTTGTTGCATGCCCAACAACAAATAGCATTGCAG AGGCTCATGTTACAACCAACTCTAGTACCTTCCAAGGTTGTGTGCCTAACAGAAGCGGTTAGTCCAGACGAGCTCAAGAATGATGATGACTATGAAGATATAGTGTATGACATGAGAAATGAATGTGGAAAGTTTg GAACATTGGTTAATGTCATCATCCCTCGTCCGCTCCCCAATATGGAGCCATCAGGTGTGGGAAAG GTGTTCTTGGAGTATGAAGACATCGAAAGTGCTGCAAGAGCTCGACAGGGTTTGAATGGGAGAAAATTTGATACAAATTTTGTCGTTGCGACGTTCTTCCCTGAGGATAAGTTTTCCCAGGGAGATTACGATGGATAG
- the LOC140982610 gene encoding splicing factor U2af large subunit B-like isoform X2 gives MSSHEIDGNSNPPSHAESLEAAGVYHSSSSGSKQHISHNHQNDFEREHSRSIDKERERGHDKHRHRDRERDREGTRERDRDKDRDKERDRGRHHRDHHVDHSERRERTRVRDGDGDDDYYRRRDHDRRRDYDGDREDKHSHKSRSRSKSRSEQRSRSRSRSLSKSKRTSGFDMAPPGSLLPNVSAVSSAVAVQIPGTTSAIPGMFPNMLPLMSGQFGALPMMPVQAMTQQATRHARRVYVGGLPPYANEQTVGTFFNHVMSAIGGNAAGPGDAVVNVYINYEKKFAFVEMRSVEEASNAMALDGIIFEGAPLKVRRSSDYNPSMAATLGPSQPNPNLNLAAVGLIPGSAGGLEGPDRVFVGGLPYYFTESQIRELLESFGPLRGFDLVKDRETGNSKGYAFCVYQDLSVTDIACAALNGIKMGDKTLTVRRANQGTTQLKPEQESVLLHAQQQIALQRLMLQPTLVPSKVVCLTEAVSPDELKNDDDYEDIVYDMRNECGKFGTLVNVIIPRPLPNMEPSGVGKVFLEYEDIESAARARQGLNGRKFDTNFVVATFFPEDKFSQGDYDG, from the exons ATGTCAAGTCATGAAATTGATGGAAACTCAAATCCTCCATCACATGCAGAATCACTAGAAGCAGCAGGTGTGTACCACTCGTCAAGTTCAGGCTCCAAACAG CATATATCTCACAACCATCAGAATGACTTTGAGAGGGAACATTCCCGAAGCATAGATAAAGAAAGAGAGAGAGGTCACGATAAACATCGGCACAGGGACAGGGAGCGAGACAGAGAAGGAACTAGGGAAAGAGATCGGGATAAGGATAGAGATAAAGAGAGGGATCGGGGTCGGCATCATAGAGATCACCACGTGGACCATAGTGAGAGAAGGGAGAGGACCAGAGTTCGGGATGGTGATGGTGATGATGACTATTATAGAAGGCGAGACCATGACCG GAGAAGAGACTATGACGGGGATAGGGAAGATAAACACAGTCACAAGTCCAGGTCTCGTTCAAAGTCTAGATCTGAGCAAAGATCAAGGTCGCGATCTCGCTCACTCTCGAAAAG CAAAAGGACGAGTGGGTTCGACATGGCACCTCCTGGCTCATTGCTGCCAAATGTTTCTGCCGTCTCTTCTGCTGTAGCAG TTCAAATTCCTGGGACAACCTCTGCTATTCCTGGAATGTTTCCAAACATGTTACCTTTGATGTCTGGACAG TTTGGAGCACTCCCTATGATGCCTGTTCAGGCAATGACTCAGCAG GCTACCAGACATGCTCGGCGTGTCTATGTTGGAGGGCTGCCCCCTTATGCTAATGAACAG ACTGTAGGAACCTTCTTTAATCATGTTATGTCAGCTATTGGAGGCAATGCTGCTGGTCCAG GAGATGCTGTTGTGAATGTTTACATTAACTATGAAAAGAAATTTGCTTTTGTGGAGATGAGATCTGTTGAAGAGGCTAGTAATGCGATGGCTTTGGATGGTATTATTTTTGAG GGAGCACCACTTAAAGTGAGGAGATCTAGTGATTACAACCCCTCCATGGCTGCCACTCTTGGCCCGAGTCAACCTAATCCCAATCTGAATCTCGCGGCTGTTGGGTTGATACCAGGATCAGCTGGTGGGCTCGAGGGTCCTGACCGAGTCTTTGTTGGTGGTTTACCATATTATTTCACAGAATCACAGATCAGGGAGCTGCTGGAGTCCTTTGGACCGCTTCGGGGTTTTGATCTTGTGAAAGATAGAGAAACAGGGAACTCTAAAGGATATGCATTTTGTGTTTATCAGGATTTATCAGTGACAGATATCGCCTGTGCTGCTCTGAACGGGATCAAAATGGGCGACAAAACACTTACTGTTAGGCGTGCTAACCAGGGTACGACACAACTGAAACCTGAGCAGGAAAGTGTGTTGTTGCATGCCCAACAACAAATAGCATTGCAG AGGCTCATGTTACAACCAACTCTAGTACCTTCCAAGGTTGTGTGCCTAACAGAAGCGGTTAGTCCAGACGAGCTCAAGAATGATGATGACTATGAAGATATAGTGTATGACATGAGAAATGAATGTGGAAAGTTTg GAACATTGGTTAATGTCATCATCCCTCGTCCGCTCCCCAATATGGAGCCATCAGGTGTGGGAAAG GTGTTCTTGGAGTATGAAGACATCGAAAGTGCTGCAAGAGCTCGACAGGGTTTGAATGGGAGAAAATTTGATACAAATTTTGTCGTTGCGACGTTCTTCCCTGAGGATAAGTTTTCCCAGGGAGATTACGATGGATAG
- the LOC140982610 gene encoding splicing factor U2af large subunit B-like isoform X1: MSSHEIDGNSNPPSHAESLEAAGVYHSSSSGSKQHISHNHQNDFEREHSRSIDKERERGHDKHRHRDRERDREGTRERDRDKDRDKERDRGRHHRDHHVDHSERRERTRVRDGDGDDDYYRRRDHDRASRRRDYDGDREDKHSHKSRSRSKSRSEQRSRSRSRSLSKSKRTSGFDMAPPGSLLPNVSAVSSAVAVQIPGTTSAIPGMFPNMLPLMSGQFGALPMMPVQAMTQQATRHARRVYVGGLPPYANEQTVGTFFNHVMSAIGGNAAGPGDAVVNVYINYEKKFAFVEMRSVEEASNAMALDGIIFEGAPLKVRRSSDYNPSMAATLGPSQPNPNLNLAAVGLIPGSAGGLEGPDRVFVGGLPYYFTESQIRELLESFGPLRGFDLVKDRETGNSKGYAFCVYQDLSVTDIACAALNGIKMGDKTLTVRRANQGTTQLKPEQESVLLHAQQQIALQRLMLQPTLVPSKVVCLTEAVSPDELKNDDDYEDIVYDMRNECGKFGTLVNVIIPRPLPNMEPSGVGKVFLEYEDIESAARARQGLNGRKFDTNFVVATFFPEDKFSQGDYDG, from the exons ATGTCAAGTCATGAAATTGATGGAAACTCAAATCCTCCATCACATGCAGAATCACTAGAAGCAGCAGGTGTGTACCACTCGTCAAGTTCAGGCTCCAAACAG CATATATCTCACAACCATCAGAATGACTTTGAGAGGGAACATTCCCGAAGCATAGATAAAGAAAGAGAGAGAGGTCACGATAAACATCGGCACAGGGACAGGGAGCGAGACAGAGAAGGAACTAGGGAAAGAGATCGGGATAAGGATAGAGATAAAGAGAGGGATCGGGGTCGGCATCATAGAGATCACCACGTGGACCATAGTGAGAGAAGGGAGAGGACCAGAGTTCGGGATGGTGATGGTGATGATGACTATTATAGAAGGCGAGACCATGACCG AGCTTCCAGGAGAAGAGACTATGACGGGGATAGGGAAGATAAACACAGTCACAAGTCCAGGTCTCGTTCAAAGTCTAGATCTGAGCAAAGATCAAGGTCGCGATCTCGCTCACTCTCGAAAAG CAAAAGGACGAGTGGGTTCGACATGGCACCTCCTGGCTCATTGCTGCCAAATGTTTCTGCCGTCTCTTCTGCTGTAGCAG TTCAAATTCCTGGGACAACCTCTGCTATTCCTGGAATGTTTCCAAACATGTTACCTTTGATGTCTGGACAG TTTGGAGCACTCCCTATGATGCCTGTTCAGGCAATGACTCAGCAG GCTACCAGACATGCTCGGCGTGTCTATGTTGGAGGGCTGCCCCCTTATGCTAATGAACAG ACTGTAGGAACCTTCTTTAATCATGTTATGTCAGCTATTGGAGGCAATGCTGCTGGTCCAG GAGATGCTGTTGTGAATGTTTACATTAACTATGAAAAGAAATTTGCTTTTGTGGAGATGAGATCTGTTGAAGAGGCTAGTAATGCGATGGCTTTGGATGGTATTATTTTTGAG GGAGCACCACTTAAAGTGAGGAGATCTAGTGATTACAACCCCTCCATGGCTGCCACTCTTGGCCCGAGTCAACCTAATCCCAATCTGAATCTCGCGGCTGTTGGGTTGATACCAGGATCAGCTGGTGGGCTCGAGGGTCCTGACCGAGTCTTTGTTGGTGGTTTACCATATTATTTCACAGAATCACAGATCAGGGAGCTGCTGGAGTCCTTTGGACCGCTTCGGGGTTTTGATCTTGTGAAAGATAGAGAAACAGGGAACTCTAAAGGATATGCATTTTGTGTTTATCAGGATTTATCAGTGACAGATATCGCCTGTGCTGCTCTGAACGGGATCAAAATGGGCGACAAAACACTTACTGTTAGGCGTGCTAACCAGGGTACGACACAACTGAAACCTGAGCAGGAAAGTGTGTTGTTGCATGCCCAACAACAAATAGCATTGCAG AGGCTCATGTTACAACCAACTCTAGTACCTTCCAAGGTTGTGTGCCTAACAGAAGCGGTTAGTCCAGACGAGCTCAAGAATGATGATGACTATGAAGATATAGTGTATGACATGAGAAATGAATGTGGAAAGTTTg GAACATTGGTTAATGTCATCATCCCTCGTCCGCTCCCCAATATGGAGCCATCAGGTGTGGGAAAG GTGTTCTTGGAGTATGAAGACATCGAAAGTGCTGCAAGAGCTCGACAGGGTTTGAATGGGAGAAAATTTGATACAAATTTTGTCGTTGCGACGTTCTTCCCTGAGGATAAGTTTTCCCAGGGAGATTACGATGGATAG
- the LOC140982610 gene encoding splicing factor U2af large subunit B-like isoform X3: MSSHEIDGNSNPPSHAESLEAAGVYHSSSSGSKQHISHNHQNDFEREHSRSIDKERERGHDKHRHRDRERDREGTRERDRDKDRDKERDRGRHHRDHHVDHSERRERTRVRDGDGDDDYYRRASRRRDYDGDREDKHSHKSRSRSKSRSEQRSRSRSRSLSKSKRTSGFDMAPPGSLLPNVSAVSSAVAVQIPGTTSAIPGMFPNMLPLMSGQFGALPMMPVQAMTQQATRHARRVYVGGLPPYANEQTVGTFFNHVMSAIGGNAAGPGDAVVNVYINYEKKFAFVEMRSVEEASNAMALDGIIFEGAPLKVRRSSDYNPSMAATLGPSQPNPNLNLAAVGLIPGSAGGLEGPDRVFVGGLPYYFTESQIRELLESFGPLRGFDLVKDRETGNSKGYAFCVYQDLSVTDIACAALNGIKMGDKTLTVRRANQGTTQLKPEQESVLLHAQQQIALQRLMLQPTLVPSKVVCLTEAVSPDELKNDDDYEDIVYDMRNECGKFGTLVNVIIPRPLPNMEPSGVGKVFLEYEDIESAARARQGLNGRKFDTNFVVATFFPEDKFSQGDYDG, encoded by the exons ATGTCAAGTCATGAAATTGATGGAAACTCAAATCCTCCATCACATGCAGAATCACTAGAAGCAGCAGGTGTGTACCACTCGTCAAGTTCAGGCTCCAAACAG CATATATCTCACAACCATCAGAATGACTTTGAGAGGGAACATTCCCGAAGCATAGATAAAGAAAGAGAGAGAGGTCACGATAAACATCGGCACAGGGACAGGGAGCGAGACAGAGAAGGAACTAGGGAAAGAGATCGGGATAAGGATAGAGATAAAGAGAGGGATCGGGGTCGGCATCATAGAGATCACCACGTGGACCATAGTGAGAGAAGGGAGAGGACCAGAGTTCGGGATGGTGATGGTGATGATGACTATTATAGAAG AGCTTCCAGGAGAAGAGACTATGACGGGGATAGGGAAGATAAACACAGTCACAAGTCCAGGTCTCGTTCAAAGTCTAGATCTGAGCAAAGATCAAGGTCGCGATCTCGCTCACTCTCGAAAAG CAAAAGGACGAGTGGGTTCGACATGGCACCTCCTGGCTCATTGCTGCCAAATGTTTCTGCCGTCTCTTCTGCTGTAGCAG TTCAAATTCCTGGGACAACCTCTGCTATTCCTGGAATGTTTCCAAACATGTTACCTTTGATGTCTGGACAG TTTGGAGCACTCCCTATGATGCCTGTTCAGGCAATGACTCAGCAG GCTACCAGACATGCTCGGCGTGTCTATGTTGGAGGGCTGCCCCCTTATGCTAATGAACAG ACTGTAGGAACCTTCTTTAATCATGTTATGTCAGCTATTGGAGGCAATGCTGCTGGTCCAG GAGATGCTGTTGTGAATGTTTACATTAACTATGAAAAGAAATTTGCTTTTGTGGAGATGAGATCTGTTGAAGAGGCTAGTAATGCGATGGCTTTGGATGGTATTATTTTTGAG GGAGCACCACTTAAAGTGAGGAGATCTAGTGATTACAACCCCTCCATGGCTGCCACTCTTGGCCCGAGTCAACCTAATCCCAATCTGAATCTCGCGGCTGTTGGGTTGATACCAGGATCAGCTGGTGGGCTCGAGGGTCCTGACCGAGTCTTTGTTGGTGGTTTACCATATTATTTCACAGAATCACAGATCAGGGAGCTGCTGGAGTCCTTTGGACCGCTTCGGGGTTTTGATCTTGTGAAAGATAGAGAAACAGGGAACTCTAAAGGATATGCATTTTGTGTTTATCAGGATTTATCAGTGACAGATATCGCCTGTGCTGCTCTGAACGGGATCAAAATGGGCGACAAAACACTTACTGTTAGGCGTGCTAACCAGGGTACGACACAACTGAAACCTGAGCAGGAAAGTGTGTTGTTGCATGCCCAACAACAAATAGCATTGCAG AGGCTCATGTTACAACCAACTCTAGTACCTTCCAAGGTTGTGTGCCTAACAGAAGCGGTTAGTCCAGACGAGCTCAAGAATGATGATGACTATGAAGATATAGTGTATGACATGAGAAATGAATGTGGAAAGTTTg GAACATTGGTTAATGTCATCATCCCTCGTCCGCTCCCCAATATGGAGCCATCAGGTGTGGGAAAG GTGTTCTTGGAGTATGAAGACATCGAAAGTGCTGCAAGAGCTCGACAGGGTTTGAATGGGAGAAAATTTGATACAAATTTTGTCGTTGCGACGTTCTTCCCTGAGGATAAGTTTTCCCAGGGAGATTACGATGGATAG
- the LOC140983343 gene encoding transcription factor bHLH118-like, whose product MARGVTCWMRSSCFIIREPWKRSQHLNTSTTISSSSFQIQENNQDLDKLKMFDLRSGDELSFVVDSISQQEDKLSFDEWISDQAFPECNTTATAKATSSTTIAARKQSFIEFGDQESKAEKNNELNIRKNEPRRDLERRRRHEMANLYASLRTILPFECIKGKRSISDHMHEAENFIKQKKKNIQDLKLRRDQLKAELSDLSENVKHSVMVNAETRGVEILISACLKNHRFRISTVFIELMERELNVVAWVTTKTNGKFFHRIHAESSHAACIDPSVLQERLIYVINN is encoded by the exons ATGGCCCGTGGGGTCACATGTTGGATGCGCTCGTCTTGTTTCATTATTAGAGAGCCATGGAAGAGATCTCAACACCTCAACACCTCAACAACCATATCTTCTTCTTCATTTCAAATCCAAGAAAATAATCAAGATTTGGATAAATTAAAGATgtttgatttacgatcaggagATGAGCTGTCTTTTGTAGTCGATTCTATTTCTCAACAAGAAGATAAATTATCATTTGATGAATGGATTTCGGATCAAGCTTTTCCTGAATGCAACACCACCGCCACGGCCAAGGCCACATCCAGCACCACAATCGCCGCCCGAAAACAAAGCTTCATAGAGTTCGGGGATCAAGAAAGCAAAGCAGAGAAGAATAATGAACTCAATATTAGGAAAAATGAGCCGCGTAGAGATCTTGAAAGGCGAAGGAGGCATGAGATGGCTAATCTTTATGCATCTCTTCGAACCATTCTTCCTTTCGAATGCATCAAG GGGAAACGTTCAATATCCGATCACATGCACGAGGCagaaaatttcataaaacaaaagaaaaagaatatcCAAGACCTGAAACTAAGACGAGACCAGCTAAAGGCTGAACTGTCGGATTTATCGGAGAATGTCAAGCATTCTGTCATGGTAAATGCTGAAACGAGAGGGGTGGAGATCTTGATCAGCGCTTGCTTGAAAAATCATAGGTTTCGAATCTCAACAGTGTTCATAGAACTAATGGAGAGGGAGCTCAATGTGGTTGCTTGGGTTACCACAAAAACAAATGGGAAGTTCTTTCACAGAATTCATGCAGAG TCGAGCCATGCGGCATGCATTGATCCATCCGTTTTGCAAGAAAGACTTATATATGTAATAAACAATTAG